In a genomic window of Scyliorhinus torazame isolate Kashiwa2021f chromosome 5, sScyTor2.1, whole genome shotgun sequence:
- the LOC140419680 gene encoding uncharacterized protein isoform X1, which translates to MPFICSVCGKGFGDSSKLLTHSRIHTGERPFTCSDCGKGFAQLCSLLRHQRIHTREMPFICSVCGKGFGDSSNLHTHSRVHTGERPYTCSDCGKGFTQLSSLLRHQRVHTGERPFTCSVCRKGFGDPSSLSRHQRIHTGEKPFTCSVCGNRFVDSIHLQRHQRVHTGEKPFNCSVCGKGFTQLSNLQTHQRVHTGERPFTCSVCGKRFVNSSNLLTHQRLHTDEKPFICSVCGKGFRSAAHLQKHQRVHKSLHELDSVVIAAVNHIQD; encoded by the coding sequence ATGCCgtttatctgctccgtgtgtgggaagggattcggagaTTCATCCAAACTGCTCACACATtcacgaattcacactggggagaggccgttcacctgttctgactgtgggaagggattcgctcagttatgcagccttctgagacaccagcgaattcacactcggGAGATGCCATTtatctgttctgtgtgtgggaagggattcggagattcatccaacctgcacacacactcccgagttcacactggggagaggccatacacctgttctgactgtgggaagggattcactcagttgtccagcctgctgagacaccagcgagttcacactggggagagaccattcacctgctccgtgtgtcggAAGGGATTTGGAGATCCATCCAGCCTGagcagacaccagcgaattcacactggggagaagccgtttactTGTTCTGTTTGTGGAAACAGATTTGTTGATTCaatccacctgcagagacaccagcgggttcacactggggagaagccattcaactgctccgtgtgtgggaagggattcactcagttatccaacctgcagacacaccagcgagttcacactggggagaggccgttcacctgctcagtgtgtgggaagagatttgttaattcatccaacttgctaacacaccagcgacttcacactgatgagaagccgtttatctgctctgtctgtgggaaaggattcagaagtgcagcccacctgcagaaacaccagcgagttcacaagtcatTACACGagttggattctgttgttattgctgctgttaatcacatccaggattga